One segment of Radiobacillus kanasensis DNA contains the following:
- the asnB gene encoding asparagine synthase (glutamine-hydrolyzing), with product MCGLIGMIRNESQAPNQEEQSSFREKNNVITHRGPDDEGYFHDEYVSFGFRRLSIIDIESGQQPFRYEDDRYRMVFNGEIYNYVELRQSLMEKGYSFDTESDTEVIIAMFQEYRTEAFKQLRGMFAILIWDKQEQTFYGVRDPFGIKPLFYSDTEKGTYFASEKKSITLMQEKDQVDTEALQHYLSFQYVPEPLTMTKGVHKVEPGHFFMKKPGQPIEFTRYWHATFQPVLTDKQSWIKRIQDVLYDSVNVHMRSDVPVGSFLSGGIDSSVIVAIAREFNPNLKTFSVGFERDGYSEVDVAKETADKLNVENISYMITPQEYVEKLPKIMWHMDDPLADPACVPLYFVAREAAKHVTVVLSGEGSDELFGGYNIYREPESLKVFQSIPAPAKGLLSRVAAVLPEGVRGKSFLERGTTPLKNRYIGNAKMFEEEEKKSLLKTYQSNISYQNITEKLYQNVESYHPVNQMQYVDIHTWLRGDILLKADKMTMAHALELRVPFLDKEVFRVASEIPVDLKIANGTTKSILREASRGIVPDHVLDRKKLGFPVPMRHWLKDELHDWAKNLIRESETNHLLHKSVILDLLEAHCAGRGDYSRKIWTVLMFMLWHQIYVERKFDFEELQEVDKTKSKLTV from the coding sequence ATGTGCGGTCTAATCGGGATGATTCGAAATGAATCTCAAGCACCCAACCAAGAAGAACAATCTAGCTTTCGAGAAAAAAATAATGTCATTACACATAGAGGACCCGATGATGAAGGATATTTTCATGATGAATATGTATCCTTTGGATTCCGTCGATTAAGTATTATAGACATAGAAAGTGGACAACAACCATTCCGTTATGAAGATGATCGATATCGTATGGTCTTTAACGGTGAAATATATAACTATGTGGAGCTTCGCCAGTCCTTAATGGAAAAAGGGTATAGCTTTGATACAGAATCCGATACAGAAGTTATCATTGCAATGTTCCAAGAGTATCGTACTGAAGCATTTAAACAGCTTCGAGGAATGTTCGCCATTTTAATCTGGGATAAACAAGAGCAAACGTTTTATGGCGTTCGTGATCCGTTTGGTATTAAACCATTGTTTTATAGTGACACGGAAAAAGGAACCTATTTTGCGTCCGAAAAGAAAAGTATCACATTAATGCAAGAAAAGGATCAAGTAGATACCGAAGCACTTCAGCACTATTTAAGCTTCCAGTATGTGCCGGAACCTTTAACGATGACTAAAGGGGTACATAAAGTAGAACCTGGCCATTTCTTTATGAAAAAACCTGGCCAACCTATTGAATTTACTCGTTATTGGCATGCGACGTTCCAGCCGGTTCTAACTGATAAACAGTCCTGGATTAAACGTATTCAGGATGTCCTTTATGATTCCGTCAATGTTCATATGCGTAGTGATGTACCCGTCGGTTCATTCCTATCTGGTGGAATTGATTCCTCTGTTATCGTTGCTATTGCAAGAGAATTCAACCCGAACTTAAAAACGTTCTCCGTTGGATTTGAGAGAGATGGATATTCTGAAGTAGATGTAGCGAAAGAAACGGCAGATAAGCTAAACGTTGAAAATATTTCGTACATGATTACACCACAGGAGTATGTAGAGAAACTGCCGAAAATCATGTGGCATATGGATGACCCATTAGCAGACCCTGCTTGTGTACCGCTTTACTTTGTAGCAAGAGAAGCAGCGAAGCATGTTACCGTTGTCCTTTCTGGGGAAGGTTCGGATGAGCTATTCGGTGGATACAATATTTATCGGGAACCAGAATCTCTGAAAGTGTTCCAGTCAATTCCAGCACCAGCAAAGGGCCTTTTGTCTAGAGTAGCAGCTGTGTTACCAGAAGGGGTTCGTGGAAAAAGCTTCCTAGAGAGAGGAACAACTCCACTTAAGAATCGGTATATTGGAAATGCGAAAATGTTCGAAGAAGAAGAGAAGAAAAGTCTATTAAAGACGTACCAATCGAACATCTCGTATCAAAACATTACTGAAAAACTTTATCAAAATGTTGAGAGCTACCATCCGGTAAATCAAATGCAATACGTCGACATACACACTTGGTTGCGTGGGGATATTTTATTAAAAGCAGATAAAATGACAATGGCACACGCATTAGAGTTACGTGTACCATTCTTAGATAAAGAAGTGTTCCGAGTAGCAAGTGAAATACCCGTTGATTTAAAAATTGCCAACGGTACAACGAAAAGTATTTTAAGAGAAGCTTCTAGAGGGATTGTTCCAGACCATGTCTTAGATCGGAAGAAACTGGGCTTCCCTGTACCGATGAGACACTGGTTAAAAGATGAGCTTCATGATTGGGCGAAAAATCTCATCCGAGAAAGTGAGACCAACCACTTACTGCATAAGTCCGTTATCCTTGATTTATTAGAAGCACATTGTGCGGGAAGAGGAGACTATAGCCGTAAGATATGGACAGTACTGATGTTCATGCTATGGCATCAAATTTATGTGGAAAGAAAATTTGATTTTGAAGAACTACAAGAAGTAGATAAAACAAAAAGCAAGCTTACGGTGTAA
- the metK gene encoding methionine adenosyltransferase encodes MAANRRLFTSESVTEGHPDKISDQISDAILDEILKSDPNARVACETTVTTGLVLVAGEISTSTYVDIPSIVRKTIKEIGYTRAKFGFDAETCAVLTAIDEQSPDIAGGVNQALEAREGKMTDDEIEAIGAGDQGLMFGYANNETPELMPLPISLAHKISKRLSDVRKDHTLDYLRPDGKTQVTIEYDEKDKPVRVDTIVVSTQHAPEVELKQIQEDIKQHVINPIVPKELLDENTKYFINPTGRFVIGGPQGDAGLTGRKIIVDTYGGYARHGGGAFSGKDATKVDRSAAYAARYVAKNIVAAGLADSCEVQLAYAIGVAEPVSISINTFGTGQATEEQLVKAVRSLFDLRPAGIIKMLDLRRPIYKDTAAYGHFGRTDKDFPWEKTDKVDSLKELVK; translated from the coding sequence ATGGCTGCAAATCGTCGATTATTCACATCAGAATCTGTAACGGAAGGACATCCGGACAAAATAAGTGATCAGATATCTGATGCCATTTTGGATGAAATTTTAAAAAGTGATCCTAATGCAAGGGTTGCCTGTGAAACTACGGTAACGACAGGGCTTGTTCTTGTAGCAGGGGAAATCTCGACGTCTACGTATGTAGACATTCCGAGCATCGTTCGTAAAACAATCAAAGAAATTGGATACACAAGAGCAAAATTCGGTTTTGATGCAGAAACATGTGCTGTTTTAACCGCTATTGATGAACAATCACCAGATATCGCTGGTGGCGTCAATCAGGCTTTAGAAGCTCGTGAAGGTAAAATGACGGATGATGAGATAGAAGCGATTGGGGCTGGGGACCAAGGGTTAATGTTTGGCTACGCTAACAATGAAACACCAGAACTCATGCCATTACCTATTTCGTTAGCACATAAGATTTCCAAACGTTTATCGGATGTTCGCAAAGACCATACGTTAGATTACTTGCGCCCAGATGGAAAAACGCAGGTGACGATTGAGTATGATGAAAAAGATAAACCAGTTCGTGTTGATACGATTGTCGTTTCCACACAACATGCTCCAGAAGTTGAATTAAAACAAATTCAAGAAGATATTAAACAACATGTAATCAACCCAATCGTTCCAAAAGAGCTTTTGGATGAAAATACGAAATATTTTATTAACCCAACAGGTCGTTTTGTAATTGGAGGTCCTCAAGGGGATGCCGGCTTAACGGGTCGTAAAATTATTGTAGACACATATGGTGGATACGCGCGTCACGGTGGTGGAGCGTTTAGTGGAAAAGATGCAACGAAGGTGGATCGCTCTGCTGCGTATGCGGCGCGATATGTAGCGAAAAATATTGTGGCTGCAGGATTAGCAGATTCCTGTGAGGTCCAACTTGCATATGCAATTGGTGTTGCGGAGCCTGTGTCGATTTCAATCAATACGTTTGGAACTGGGCAAGCAACGGAAGAACAACTTGTAAAAGCGGTTCGAAGCCTTTTCGACTTAAGACCTGCTGGTATTATCAAAATGCTCGACCTTCGTCGACCAATCTATAAAGATACGGCAGCATATGGACATTTTGGGCGAACCGATAAGGATTTTCCATGGGAGAAAACAGATAAGGTTGATTCATTAAAGGAATTAGTAAAATAG
- a CDS encoding thiol-disulfide oxidoreductase DCC family protein codes for MGKTAVLYDRDCYLCNQTKRIVNKLDWFRRFQWISFQAYQQEHTLSEEEKRKLAGELHILTDKGETYSGYFAIRYMLLQCPLTFLLGACMSIPGAKYVGIPVYRWIARNRYRLFKSKCENGVCKIPS; via the coding sequence ATGGGAAAAACCGCCGTTTTATATGATCGAGATTGTTATTTATGTAATCAAACGAAGCGAATCGTAAACAAACTGGATTGGTTTAGACGATTCCAATGGATATCCTTTCAAGCCTATCAACAAGAACATACCCTATCGGAGGAAGAAAAGCGTAAGCTTGCTGGAGAACTACACATTTTGACGGATAAAGGGGAGACGTACTCCGGATACTTTGCAATCCGCTATATGCTGCTTCAATGCCCATTAACTTTTTTGCTTGGAGCATGTATGAGCATTCCTGGAGCAAAGTATGTCGGAATCCCAGTGTACCGTTGGATTGCTCGAAATCGATACCGTCTTTTCAAAAGTAAATGTGAAAATGGGGTATGTAAAATTCCTAGTTAA
- the ytkD gene encoding RNA deprotection pyrophosphohydrolase, with translation MKVFKDYYNNEVSLSFEDHPFSKEPKHVWVICRYENKWLLTHHKDRGIEFPGGKVEEGETAQAAAIREVREETGGHCGTIDYIGQYYVSGKAGNIVKNVYYSKVDYLEKQPNYFETNGPVLLDELPKHLETDSTFSFMMKDEVLPTSLTIIEQLPHFK, from the coding sequence ATGAAAGTCTTTAAGGATTATTATAACAACGAGGTGTCCTTGTCCTTTGAGGATCACCCATTTTCAAAGGAACCGAAACATGTGTGGGTTATTTGTCGATACGAAAATAAATGGTTACTAACACATCATAAGGACAGAGGAATCGAGTTTCCAGGTGGAAAAGTGGAAGAAGGCGAAACCGCTCAAGCCGCTGCCATTAGAGAGGTAAGGGAAGAAACCGGTGGTCACTGTGGGACGATAGATTATATTGGACAATATTATGTGAGTGGGAAAGCTGGAAACATTGTCAAAAATGTCTATTATTCAAAGGTGGATTATTTAGAAAAGCAGCCGAACTACTTTGAAACGAATGGACCCGTTCTATTAGACGAATTACCAAAGCACTTAGAAACAGATTCTACCTTTAGCTTTATGATGAAGGACGAAGTGTTGCCAACTAGTTTGACAATCATTGAGCAACTACCACATTTTAAATAA
- a CDS encoding hydrolase, with protein MERKKYYVNIGTQEISQVQVGDNDEFIISATDEEVYQLREMMNQMYNADIHAFWRAHTPIVPYHNDKPNDDFDDGILNAFQMIHDLGDDTTRKHIEKMGVLDL; from the coding sequence ATGGAAAGAAAAAAATATTATGTAAACATAGGCACCCAGGAAATATCCCAAGTTCAAGTCGGTGACAACGATGAATTCATTATTTCAGCTACAGATGAAGAAGTGTACCAATTAAGGGAAATGATGAACCAAATGTACAATGCTGACATTCATGCCTTTTGGAGAGCCCATACACCTATTGTTCCATATCATAATGATAAACCGAACGATGACTTTGATGATGGCATATTAAACGCTTTTCAAATGATTCATGATTTAGGGGATGACACGACCCGAAAACATATTGAAAAAATGGGAGTTTTGGATTTATAA
- a CDS encoding DUF6154 family protein encodes MRFANDILERYFQHFNDKESLDVFIYSVLEQMDETDLLQVLKECDKTELNELLTQFLRNKLEHELHEDDQELAASYWTNIQ; translated from the coding sequence ATGCGATTTGCAAATGACATTCTAGAGCGTTACTTTCAACACTTCAATGATAAAGAATCTTTAGACGTATTCATCTACTCCGTTTTAGAACAAATGGACGAAACAGACTTACTTCAAGTCTTAAAAGAATGTGATAAAACAGAATTGAATGAGCTACTCACTCAATTTTTACGAAATAAATTAGAGCATGAGCTTCATGAAGATGATCAAGAACTAGCCGCTTCCTATTGGACAAACATCCAGTAA
- a CDS encoding ABC transporter ATP-binding protein has product METLTAKDLTLSYGEDVIIDDLNITIPKGEITVLIGGNGCGKSTLLRSMARLLKPKEGSVVLEGADIAKMPTKEVAKKLAILPQGPVSPEGLSVYDLVKQGRHPHKGMFKKWSQEDENAVMKALSSTNMTDLKDRAVDSLSGGQRQRAWIAMTLAQETDTILLDEPTTYLDMTHQIEILDLLFELNEQDGRTVVMVLHDLNLACRYAHHIVAIKDKKVYAQGRPEAVINCELVHDVFQMKCDVTYDPMFGTPMCIPHGRGRCLIKSAVEEAKRNSQSVVLN; this is encoded by the coding sequence ATGGAGACTTTAACAGCTAAGGACTTAACGTTAAGCTACGGAGAAGACGTTATCATTGATGATTTGAATATAACAATACCAAAAGGCGAAATTACAGTGTTAATTGGTGGGAATGGCTGTGGAAAATCCACACTACTGAGATCAATGGCTAGATTGTTAAAGCCAAAAGAAGGTAGTGTTGTATTAGAAGGTGCAGACATTGCTAAGATGCCAACGAAAGAGGTAGCAAAAAAATTAGCTATTTTACCTCAAGGACCTGTCAGCCCAGAAGGATTATCCGTTTATGATCTTGTAAAGCAAGGCAGGCATCCACATAAAGGCATGTTTAAAAAATGGTCACAAGAAGACGAGAACGCGGTTATGAAGGCACTTTCTTCGACGAACATGACAGACTTAAAGGATCGTGCGGTCGATTCTTTATCTGGTGGTCAGCGTCAAAGAGCCTGGATTGCGATGACACTGGCTCAAGAAACCGATACAATTTTATTGGATGAACCAACAACGTATTTAGATATGACGCACCAAATTGAAATATTAGACTTACTATTTGAACTAAATGAACAGGATGGACGGACAGTTGTAATGGTTCTCCACGATTTAAATTTAGCTTGTCGCTATGCACACCATATTGTAGCAATTAAGGATAAAAAGGTGTATGCACAAGGAAGACCTGAAGCTGTTATTAATTGCGAACTTGTTCATGATGTGTTTCAAATGAAATGTGATGTAACGTATGATCCAATGTTTGGAACACCAATGTGTATCCCGCATGGTAGAGGGCGTTGCCTCATCAAAAGTGCAGTCGAAGAAGCGAAACGAAATAGCCAGAGTGTTGTATTAAATTAA
- a CDS encoding DNA polymerase IV: MHDFSHLPRNDVLCMDMRSFYASVECMKQGLDPMTDMLAVVGDKTRSGSIILAASPELKRRHGVKNVSRFFDLPDDPNIHVVEAKMGDYIKVSLEITKLVNRFVPKEAIHQYSVDEVWVTVNGLTKIYGAPHEVAKLIQTEIKDTMGLTCSIGIGDNKFLAKVAMDLYAKKTGIAECRYEDVEAMLWPTPIEDIWGIGSRMKHNLNRMGIVTLGQLAQYPLERLKKRFGVMGEQLYWHAWGVDLSPVIGDFQKQEQKGFGHGITLLRDYRKDEVYACILDLCEEVCRRARTAKKAGRTVHLGIGYCQEVGGGFHRSRSVDLPTNITMDVYNVCVELFETFYDGASKVRRVFVTLDNLYADEETQLDLFENRTKKKDIGYVMDQIRDRYGSTALLRATSYTEAGITLDRSKKIGGHKA; encoded by the coding sequence ATGCATGATTTCAGTCATTTACCTCGAAATGATGTTCTCTGCATGGACATGCGGTCTTTTTATGCAAGTGTAGAGTGTATGAAGCAAGGTTTAGATCCGATGACAGATATGCTTGCTGTTGTTGGAGATAAAACCCGATCTGGAAGTATTATATTGGCCGCTTCCCCTGAGTTAAAGCGACGACATGGCGTAAAAAATGTTAGTCGTTTTTTTGATTTACCCGATGACCCGAACATTCATGTTGTAGAAGCCAAAATGGGCGACTATATTAAGGTCTCTTTAGAAATAACAAAGCTCGTCAATCGATTCGTTCCGAAAGAAGCGATTCATCAATATTCAGTTGATGAGGTTTGGGTCACTGTAAATGGTTTAACTAAAATCTACGGTGCTCCCCATGAAGTGGCGAAGTTAATTCAAACAGAAATAAAAGACACTATGGGCTTAACCTGTTCTATTGGAATTGGAGATAACAAATTTTTAGCAAAGGTTGCCATGGACCTTTATGCAAAGAAAACCGGTATTGCGGAATGTCGTTATGAAGATGTCGAAGCCATGCTTTGGCCTACTCCCATTGAAGATATATGGGGCATAGGCTCTCGCATGAAACATAATCTTAATCGGATGGGAATCGTCACATTAGGTCAGCTCGCCCAATACCCACTAGAACGGTTGAAGAAACGCTTTGGTGTTATGGGAGAGCAGTTGTATTGGCATGCTTGGGGCGTTGATTTAAGCCCGGTTATTGGAGATTTTCAAAAACAAGAACAAAAGGGATTTGGTCACGGCATTACCCTCCTCCGCGATTACCGAAAAGATGAAGTATATGCTTGTATATTAGATTTATGTGAAGAAGTATGCCGGCGTGCTCGTACCGCTAAAAAAGCCGGAAGAACAGTCCATTTAGGCATCGGCTACTGCCAAGAGGTCGGCGGTGGATTTCATCGCTCTCGTTCGGTTGACCTTCCTACGAATATTACGATGGATGTGTACAACGTATGTGTCGAGCTTTTCGAAACCTTTTATGACGGTGCAAGTAAAGTAAGACGCGTCTTCGTTACGCTAGATAACCTGTACGCAGATGAAGAAACACAATTAGATTTATTCGAGAACCGAACAAAGAAAAAGGATATTGGATATGTGATGGATCAAATCCGAGATCGGTACGGGTCAACTGCACTTCTCCGTGCTACAAGCTATACCGAAGCTGGAATCACTTTGGATCGAAGCAAAAAAATTGGCGGGCACAAAGCATGA
- a CDS encoding DUF1648 domain-containing protein encodes MRFFLNLLNMISFCFFIAIITYLILNWSTIPNTIPIHFSSAGEVDDWGSKYILWFLPIFSAVLWIGSTIMERFPNSFSYIVEITEENREKQQQNVLIMLKVLKNETMIMLLTFSVFTIRTSVGLGFNGFYSTLILSMVVITATCFFFIIRSLRI; translated from the coding sequence ATGCGTTTCTTTCTTAACTTATTAAATATGATTTCATTTTGCTTTTTCATAGCAATTATCACATATTTAATATTAAACTGGAGCACGATTCCAAATACTATCCCAATCCATTTTAGCTCTGCTGGAGAAGTAGATGATTGGGGAAGTAAATACATCCTTTGGTTTTTACCAATTTTTAGTGCCGTGCTTTGGATTGGATCAACAATCATGGAACGTTTTCCTAACTCATTTAGCTATATAGTCGAAATCACGGAAGAAAACAGAGAAAAACAACAACAAAACGTCCTCATCATGTTAAAAGTTTTAAAAAACGAAACAATGATTATGTTATTGACATTCAGTGTATTTACCATTCGAACTTCAGTTGGTTTAGGATTTAACGGGTTTTATAGTACGTTAATCCTTAGTATGGTTGTAATAACTGCGACTTGTTTCTTTTTTATCATTCGCTCTTTGCGAATTTAA
- a CDS encoding DUF2711 family protein gives MKFFYPLKEDPENDPILEQLPRGYNDAAIIFYPFVQMPNEWSQRRKIYYYPTREEFFKYGKPLSWETIRRESGIKNIADMSKAVTAGLMGVEVVRSIYQRADLAQILNNSLGDNIYYPLEGQMSLFIMDDILKVLASNGAKMMKYTTLYNEKGTYEIKDITLKEKLHLCSGPITIADKENWQSQACKGLG, from the coding sequence GTGAAATTTTTCTATCCGTTAAAAGAAGATCCTGAGAATGACCCTATATTAGAACAATTACCACGTGGTTACAATGATGCAGCCATTATTTTCTATCCCTTTGTTCAAATGCCAAATGAATGGTCTCAGAGGAGAAAAATATACTACTATCCTACGAGAGAAGAATTTTTTAAATACGGAAAACCCTTGTCTTGGGAAACGATTAGACGAGAAAGCGGAATTAAAAATATTGCTGACATGTCAAAAGCTGTAACAGCGGGATTAATGGGCGTCGAGGTTGTTAGGTCGATATACCAAAGAGCAGATTTAGCCCAAATATTAAATAATAGCTTAGGAGACAACATCTACTATCCTTTAGAAGGTCAAATGTCGTTGTTCATAATGGACGATATTCTAAAAGTCCTTGCATCTAATGGCGCAAAGATGATGAAGTACACCACACTTTATAATGAAAAAGGTACATACGAAATCAAGGACATAACCTTAAAAGAAAAACTTCATTTATGTTCTGGACCAATTACAATTGCTGATAAAGAAAACTGGCAAAGCCAAGCCTGTAAAGGCTTAGGCTAA
- a CDS encoding GNAT family N-acetyltransferase, producing the protein MFFQEGELVIRSIEEKDLSELWELIYKEEYPEWKKWDAPYFKHEPLSYDNFLAFKDQYVGLDSRFALQVGEQIIGTCGYYWEHEPSRWLEMGIVIYRPEFWSGGYGTKAFRFLIGHLFETLPIARVGFTTWSGNHRMMKVGEKLGMTLEARLRKCRYYNGVYYDSIRYGLLREEWEQREVKEFI; encoded by the coding sequence TTGTTTTTTCAAGAGGGAGAATTAGTTATTCGTTCAATAGAAGAGAAAGATTTATCGGAATTATGGGAGCTTATCTATAAAGAAGAATATCCCGAGTGGAAGAAATGGGATGCTCCGTATTTTAAGCATGAACCGTTGTCTTATGATAATTTTCTTGCTTTTAAGGATCAATATGTAGGTTTGGATAGTCGTTTTGCCCTTCAAGTTGGCGAGCAAATTATCGGAACGTGTGGCTATTATTGGGAGCATGAGCCGTCTCGATGGCTGGAGATGGGGATTGTCATTTATCGTCCGGAATTTTGGAGTGGGGGATACGGTACAAAAGCGTTCCGCTTTTTAATTGGTCACCTTTTTGAGACGCTTCCAATTGCTCGAGTTGGTTTCACCACTTGGTCTGGAAACCACAGAATGATGAAGGTAGGAGAAAAGCTTGGCATGACGCTAGAAGCGCGATTGCGAAAATGTCGATACTATAATGGCGTCTATTATGACTCGATTCGTTATGGGTTGTTGCGCGAGGAATGGGAACAAAGGGAAGTAAAGGAGTTTATTTAG
- a CDS encoding o-succinylbenzoate--CoA ligase, producing MSLYIPHWLDKQAELTPNEIAIEQPTGETITFRKLQSSSQAYARKLASLGIQAGDHLAILSGNKPEMVMAVHAISYLGAVAVLLNTRLTASEIAFQLEDAEVVGLLCDDDTESLAIDASEGRSFTPVTFSKLERTTQRAVDLKEEINLTDVFTIMYTSGTTGFPKGVIHTYENHWWSASASSLNLGLHKSDKWLASLPLFHVGGFSIALKSVIYGMPMYLLPRFDVHVAHDAIMHQGVTIISVVTVMVDQLLAKLELDGNITYPDTFRCMLLGGGPAPKSLLEKAKDLSVPIFQTYGLTETSSQIATLSPKDALEKLGSAGKALMPAQLKIVQNGTEASPGEAGEIFVKGPMVSSGYYKREPKNDAWLATGDVGYEDEEGFLYVLDRRKDLIVSGGENIYPAEIEGVLLSMEGVIEAGVIGKSDPKWGQVPVAFVVTENHVTEGALKEYCLSRLAKYKVPTVFYFVDALPRNASNKLLRYKLQEQLYEQN from the coding sequence ATGTCTTTATACATACCACATTGGTTAGATAAACAAGCTGAACTTACCCCAAATGAAATAGCTATCGAACAGCCTACTGGAGAAACGATTACGTTCCGGAAGCTGCAATCAAGCAGTCAAGCATATGCTCGCAAGCTAGCATCTTTAGGCATTCAAGCGGGTGATCATTTGGCTATTCTTTCTGGTAATAAACCGGAGATGGTCATGGCAGTACATGCAATCTCTTATCTAGGCGCAGTAGCTGTTTTACTAAATACTAGATTAACCGCTTCTGAAATAGCTTTTCAGTTGGAAGATGCAGAGGTTGTTGGTTTGCTTTGTGATGATGACACAGAATCGTTAGCGATCGATGCCAGTGAAGGTCGTTCCTTTACACCTGTAACTTTTTCTAAACTAGAAAGAACGACGCAAAGGGCGGTCGATTTAAAAGAAGAAATCAACCTTACCGATGTATTTACGATTATGTACACGTCTGGTACGACAGGTTTTCCAAAAGGGGTTATACACACGTATGAAAATCATTGGTGGAGTGCGTCAGCCTCTTCTTTAAATCTCGGGTTACATAAATCGGATAAATGGCTAGCTTCCTTACCGTTATTTCATGTAGGTGGCTTTTCGATTGCGCTAAAGAGTGTCATTTATGGTATGCCGATGTATCTTTTACCGAGATTTGATGTTCATGTCGCCCATGACGCAATTATGCACCAAGGGGTTACGATTATTTCAGTTGTAACCGTTATGGTAGATCAATTGCTAGCAAAGCTAGAGTTAGATGGAAATATAACCTATCCGGATACGTTTCGATGTATGCTACTTGGCGGTGGTCCTGCACCGAAATCGCTGTTGGAAAAAGCAAAGGATTTATCGGTTCCCATCTTTCAAACGTACGGATTAACGGAAACCTCGTCTCAGATTGCAACCTTGAGTCCGAAAGATGCATTGGAGAAGTTAGGTTCAGCTGGCAAAGCACTCATGCCTGCACAATTAAAAATTGTTCAGAATGGTACAGAAGCAAGCCCGGGAGAAGCTGGTGAAATATTCGTAAAAGGCCCAATGGTTTCTAGTGGATATTATAAGCGGGAGCCGAAAAATGACGCCTGGTTAGCAACTGGTGATGTTGGGTATGAGGATGAAGAAGGTTTTCTTTATGTGCTAGACCGTCGTAAAGATTTAATTGTATCTGGTGGAGAAAATATTTATCCGGCAGAAATTGAAGGGGTCTTACTTAGTATGGAAGGAGTAATAGAAGCAGGTGTAATAGGAAAATCCGATCCGAAGTGGGGGCAGGTTCCCGTTGCCTTTGTCGTAACGGAAAACCACGTAACAGAAGGAGCCTTGAAAGAGTATTGCTTATCTCGACTAGCAAAATACAAAGTGCCAACTGTCTTTTATTTTGTAGATGCTCTCCCACGAAATGCTTCTAACAAATTATTGCGTTATAAGCTCCAAGAGCAATTATACGAACAGAACTAG
- the menB gene encoding 1,4-dihydroxy-2-naphthoyl-CoA synthase — MAIQWETIREYDEILFEQYGGIAKITMNRPEVHNAFTPQTVNEMIDAFMRARDDSSIGVIVLAGAGDKAFCSGGDQSVRGHGGYVGEDEIPRLNVLDLQRLIRVIPKPVVAMVSGYAIGGGHVLHVVCDLTIAADNAIFGQTGPKVGSFDAGYGAGLLARIVGHKKAREIWYLCRQYNAQEALDMGLVNTVVPLEKLEEETVQWCKEMLEKSPTALRFLKASFNADTDGLAGLQQMGGDATLLYYTTDEAKEGRDAFKEKRKPDFKQFPRFP, encoded by the coding sequence ATGGCTATCCAATGGGAAACTATCCGAGAATACGATGAAATATTATTTGAACAATATGGTGGAATTGCAAAAATAACCATGAATCGTCCTGAGGTACATAACGCATTCACTCCGCAAACCGTAAATGAAATGATCGATGCATTTATGAGAGCGCGTGATGATTCCAGTATAGGCGTTATTGTTCTTGCTGGTGCAGGAGACAAGGCTTTCTGTTCAGGAGGAGATCAATCTGTACGTGGTCATGGAGGCTACGTCGGAGAGGACGAAATTCCTCGACTAAATGTATTAGACTTACAACGTTTAATCCGTGTTATTCCGAAACCAGTTGTTGCTATGGTATCGGGTTATGCAATTGGCGGGGGACACGTTCTACATGTCGTTTGTGACTTAACAATTGCAGCAGATAATGCTATTTTTGGGCAAACAGGACCGAAAGTCGGAAGCTTTGATGCAGGTTACGGTGCAGGACTTCTTGCACGTATCGTTGGGCACAAAAAAGCGCGTGAAATTTGGTACCTATGTCGTCAATACAACGCACAGGAAGCACTAGATATGGGATTAGTAAACACGGTTGTTCCTTTAGAAAAGTTAGAGGAAGAAACGGTTCAATGGTGTAAAGAAATGCTTGAAAAATCACCAACTGCTCTTCGCTTCCTAAAAGCTTCATTTAACGCGGATACAGATGGATTAGCTGGACTGCAACAAATGGGTGGAGACGCCACATTACTTTACTACACAACAGATGAGGCGAAAGAAGGACGAGATGCATTTAAAGAAAAGCGTAAGCCGGACTTTAAACAGTTCCCTCGTTTCCCTTAA